A window from Sinanaerobacter sp. ZZT-01 encodes these proteins:
- the spoIIIAA gene encoding stage III sporulation protein AA, giving the protein MKQNIGLFEKLPLDLSIELQRLTPEIQEQIQEIRIKIGHPILIYAGNKEYKLKNNSDATVGKEYINNVCNCILNHSVYAHQQDLANGFVTMEGGHRVGFCGRAVMDNGKISTLTNITSINIRKSRQIIGISEPYYSYLTNKEGGFFNTILISPPKCGKTTMLRDLIRNLSSHGFKVGVCDERSEIAGFDHFGTSFDLGMRTDILDSCPKEKAMTMLIRSMAPDIIATDEIGKESDYEAVCAAVTAGVGLLTTIHGNTYEDLIRSQAKKFLDNGIFQRIVYLGNRPKVGTVRKITDEKNQILLSGERSLA; this is encoded by the coding sequence ATGAAACAAAACATTGGCTTATTTGAAAAATTGCCGTTAGATTTATCTATTGAGCTACAACGCTTGACACCAGAAATCCAAGAACAAATCCAGGAAATCCGCATTAAAATAGGACATCCTATTTTAATTTACGCAGGAAACAAAGAATATAAACTAAAAAATAATTCCGACGCAACGGTTGGTAAAGAATATATTAACAACGTATGCAATTGCATCCTTAATCACTCTGTTTACGCACACCAGCAAGACCTTGCAAATGGCTTTGTTACAATGGAAGGCGGACACCGTGTCGGATTCTGCGGGAGAGCGGTCATGGATAATGGGAAAATCAGTACATTAACAAATATCACTTCGATAAATATTAGAAAGAGCCGACAGATTATAGGAATTTCAGAACCGTATTATTCCTATCTGACCAATAAAGAAGGAGGATTTTTTAACACCATCTTGATCTCTCCCCCAAAATGTGGGAAAACAACAATGCTTCGAGATTTAATACGCAATTTAAGTTCACATGGTTTTAAAGTGGGAGTGTGCGATGAACGTTCTGAAATTGCAGGCTTTGACCATTTCGGAACGTCATTTGATTTAGGAATGAGGACAGATATTCTCGATTCCTGCCCAAAAGAAAAGGCAATGACTATGCTGATACGTTCTATGGCACCTGACATCATTGCTACTGATGAAATTGGAAAGGAGTCTGATTATGAAGCCGTCTGCGCAGCAGTGACTGCCGGTGTGGGACTCTTGACTACCATACACGGGAACACCTATGAAGATTTAATTCGTTCTCAAGCTAAAAAATTCTTAGACAATGGAATTTTTCAAAGAATCGTATACCTTGGGAATCGCCCTAAAGTTGGAACCGTAAGAAAAATAACGGATGAGAAAAATCAGATTCTTTTATCCGGAGAAAGGAGCCTTGCATGA
- a CDS encoding hemolysin family protein, with protein MDSSPDPSMPLAFKLLFLALLILINAFFASAEMAFVSLNKNKIKLLANQQNKKALLLQRLIEEPNKFLSTIQVAITLAGFLSSASAATSLSYDIGAFLHQFGIPYETQIAVVLVTLVLSYFTLVFGELLPKRLALQNAEKMALFAVKPILFISKIASPFVKLLSISVSFLLKLLGKDQYNQIDEYSEEEIRSLLEAGQESGQINETGREMINSIFEFDDKLAYEIMTPRTDVFLIDINDDLSEYVDELLEERYSRIPVYNKDSDDIIGILYMKDFMIEARKQGFENVDIRPILQKPFFVPESKKINELFSELQLSKMHIAILIDEYGGFSGIVTMEDIIEEVMGNIDDEYDDDEPKLELIDENTYMVDGQYYLDDLSEELGLELESENHETIGGFIIDLMGEIPDENETEERIVQHEGCTFKVESVKDRRIDKVRILLLPKEAMNEEETVSMGDNENIEIVTEQKTQQA; from the coding sequence TTGGACTCTAGTCCAGACCCCAGTATGCCACTGGCTTTTAAACTGTTATTTTTAGCATTGCTAATATTAATTAATGCTTTTTTTGCTTCAGCAGAAATGGCATTTGTATCCTTGAACAAAAATAAGATAAAATTACTTGCAAATCAACAAAATAAAAAAGCATTACTGCTTCAACGATTAATTGAGGAACCAAATAAATTCTTATCAACAATACAAGTTGCAATCACGCTCGCTGGATTCTTATCCAGTGCATCAGCTGCTACGTCTTTGTCCTATGATATCGGTGCTTTTCTGCATCAGTTTGGCATTCCATATGAAACGCAGATTGCAGTTGTTTTAGTTACCTTAGTTTTAAGTTATTTTACATTAGTATTCGGAGAACTTCTACCGAAAAGGCTAGCGTTGCAAAATGCAGAAAAAATGGCTCTTTTTGCAGTGAAACCAATCCTATTTATTTCTAAAATTGCTTCACCATTTGTAAAGTTATTGTCTATTTCAGTTTCATTCCTGTTGAAGCTTTTAGGAAAAGATCAATATAATCAAATTGATGAATATTCTGAGGAAGAGATACGATCTTTGCTTGAAGCCGGTCAGGAGTCTGGGCAAATCAATGAAACCGGACGTGAAATGATCAATAGTATTTTTGAATTCGATGATAAATTAGCTTATGAAATTATGACACCAAGAACAGACGTATTTTTAATTGACATCAATGATGATTTGTCAGAATACGTAGATGAACTCTTAGAAGAACGTTATTCCAGAATTCCGGTTTATAATAAAGACAGCGATGACATCATTGGCATTCTTTATATGAAAGATTTTATGATTGAAGCTCGAAAACAGGGATTTGAGAATGTAGATATCCGTCCAATTCTGCAAAAACCGTTTTTTGTTCCGGAAAGCAAAAAAATTAATGAGTTATTCAGTGAGTTACAACTTTCTAAAATGCATATTGCAATCTTAATTGATGAATATGGCGGATTTTCTGGCATCGTTACCATGGAAGACATTATTGAAGAAGTAATGGGTAATATTGATGATGAATATGACGATGATGAACCAAAATTGGAATTAATTGATGAAAATACGTACATGGTAGATGGGCAATATTATTTGGATGACTTAAGCGAAGAATTAGGGCTGGAGTTGGAATCGGAAAACCATGAAACCATTGGCGGGTTTATCATAGACCTGATGGGTGAAATCCCAGATGAAAATGAAACGGAAGAACGAATCGTACAGCATGAAGGCTGCACCTTTAAAGTAGAATCCGTAAAAGACCGTCGTATTGATAAGGTTCGAATTCTTCTTTTACCAAAAGAAGCGATGAATGAAGAGGAAACCGTATCAATGGGCGATAATGAAAATATCGAAATCGTTACAGAACAAAAAACACAGCAAGCATAA
- a CDS encoding U32 family peptidase, whose amino-acid sequence MKKIELLAPAGDLEKLKIAIDYGADAVYMAGELFGLRAGAKNFSLDDMREGIEYAHIRGKKVFLTMNVFAHNDDIERMDSYLNQLKDLEIDAFLVSDAGVIQMIWDILPNAEIHLSTQANTTNYKTAAFWYQQGVKRIVLARELSFDEIKGFRDHLPADLELEAFVQGAMCISYSGRCLLSNFMIERDANRGMCAHPCRWKYSLLEEKRPGEYYPVEEDERGTYIFNSRDLCMIEHIPDLIESGLSSLKIEGRMKSIFYVATIIGAYRKAIDAYYEEKENYSFKPEWMEELRKVSNRHFTTGFYYRNPTNKDQNYESSAYYREYVFLGIVHDYDADTGFATVEQRNKITVGDEVEIFGPDCGYFRQKIEIMLNEDGEEISEAPHAQQVLKIKVSKPVASKFMIRKKKE is encoded by the coding sequence ATGAAAAAAATCGAACTCTTAGCCCCAGCCGGAGATCTGGAAAAATTAAAGATTGCAATCGATTATGGAGCAGATGCAGTCTATATGGCAGGTGAATTATTCGGCCTTCGTGCAGGTGCAAAAAATTTCAGCTTAGATGATATGCGGGAAGGAATAGAATACGCTCATATTCGCGGAAAGAAAGTATTTCTCACCATGAATGTTTTTGCACATAATGACGATATCGAAAGGATGGACAGCTACCTAAATCAACTGAAAGATCTAGAGATTGACGCATTCCTTGTTTCTGATGCAGGCGTGATTCAAATGATTTGGGACATCCTTCCCAATGCCGAAATCCATTTAAGTACACAAGCAAATACAACAAATTATAAAACAGCAGCTTTTTGGTATCAGCAGGGAGTAAAACGAATTGTACTTGCAAGGGAACTTTCTTTTGATGAGATAAAAGGATTTCGCGATCATTTACCTGCAGATCTAGAATTAGAAGCTTTCGTTCAGGGTGCTATGTGTATTTCGTATTCCGGGCGTTGTCTTTTAAGCAACTTTATGATAGAACGCGATGCAAATAGAGGTATGTGTGCACATCCATGCCGCTGGAAATACAGTTTACTTGAAGAAAAAAGACCTGGTGAATATTACCCAGTGGAAGAAGATGAGCGAGGCACTTACATTTTTAATTCTAGAGATTTATGTATGATTGAGCACATACCCGACCTGATTGAATCCGGACTTTCTTCATTAAAAATTGAAGGACGTATGAAAAGTATTTTTTACGTAGCAACGATTATCGGGGCTTACAGAAAAGCAATTGATGCATATTATGAAGAGAAAGAGAATTATTCTTTTAAGCCTGAATGGATGGAAGAACTGAGAAAAGTAAGCAATCGCCATTTTACAACCGGATTTTATTACCGTAATCCCACCAATAAAGACCAAAATTATGAAAGCAGTGCCTACTATCGTGAATATGTATTCTTAGGGATTGTACATGATTATGATGCAGATACGGGGTTTGCAACGGTAGAACAGAGGAACAAAATCACTGTTGGAGATGAAGTGGAAATTTTTGGGCCTGATTGTGGCTATTTTAGACAAAAAATTGAAATAATGCTGAATGAAGACGGAGAAGAGATCTCAGAAGCTCCGCATGCACAGCAAGTATTGAAAATCAAAGTTTCAAAACCGGTTGCTTCGAAGTTTATGATTCGCAAAAAGAAAGAATAA
- a CDS encoding O-methyltransferase — protein sequence MNIITQQVTAYLDELYRPLNSFLEELRKEAENNHVPIILRDTEQLLGNLLRMRQPKKILEIGTAVGYSAIYFAAVCDDALITTLEISEENAEIAIKNIENAGESERIQIIKGDAKKSLVFLQKQMKEEQAVPYDFIFIDAAKAQYQAFWDACQPLCKKNTLIVSDNILFKGMTASDDFVLNRRYKTIVRRMREYLNHITNTEIAETCVLAVGDGVAVSLMKE from the coding sequence ATGAACATTATCACACAACAAGTTACGGCATATTTAGATGAATTATATCGTCCGCTCAATTCATTTTTAGAGGAATTAAGAAAAGAAGCAGAAAACAATCACGTTCCAATTATTCTACGTGATACAGAGCAACTGCTTGGAAATCTATTGCGTATGCGGCAACCGAAAAAAATCCTTGAAATTGGAACAGCTGTGGGATATTCTGCGATTTATTTTGCCGCCGTCTGTGATGATGCATTGATTACTACATTAGAAATTTCAGAAGAAAATGCTGAAATTGCAATAAAGAATATTGAAAATGCGGGTGAATCTGAACGAATACAGATCATAAAAGGAGATGCAAAAAAAAGCCTTGTTTTTCTGCAAAAACAGATGAAAGAGGAACAAGCTGTTCCCTATGACTTTATTTTTATCGATGCTGCAAAAGCACAATATCAAGCGTTTTGGGACGCTTGCCAGCCACTTTGCAAAAAAAACACATTAATTGTATCGGATAATATCCTATTTAAAGGAATGACAGCTTCAGATGATTTTGTTTTGAATCGCAGATATAAGACAATCGTTCGTCGTATGCGGGAGTATCTGAACCATATTACAAACACGGAAATAGCAGAGACCTGTGTATTAGCAGTCGGAGACGGTGTCGCTGTCAGCTTAATGAAAGAATAA